The following coding sequences are from one Candidatus Acidiferrales bacterium window:
- a CDS encoding carboxypeptidase-like regulatory domain-containing protein: protein MVIDQTGAVVAHAAVTATNLETGEVRTAETDSTGRFQLSALPVGVYEVQSSKAGFEREIRKEIHLVVGQDATINFRLNVGEVSQQVTVNGEPPAVAVTTADISGLVGERQVKVLPLNGRSYDELMTLDPGVVNFTWEKTGGVGVSNSTVGNMFSVSGNRPQQNLFLLNGIEFTGAAENNMQPGGTSGLLLGVDAVREFNVLRDSYGAEYGKRPGAQVVMVTQSGTNARHGSTYEFFRNNALDAANYFDHGGTPPLFQRNQFGASLGGPIKTNKTFVFSNYEGFRQHLHETNVTLVPDTNARNGMLPCALVTPAPNPCPGNGLYDVGVAPGVAPLFNLWPAQSSTAPDFGGIAETFSNPLQTIRQDFGTTRLDHIFSETDSLSGVYTIDDSADTTPTSNPFSTDIESLREQVLSFEETHVFNSNLINTARFGFSRASYFYTGEPTPGTLAASVPTFLTGDPVGAVVVGGSAASNPAAQLSLAGSNNGSNLDVNRNIFTYEDQVSFTKGRHQFSFGASFQRLQSNENLALSQYGQATFTGLQGFLQGNANFLFDPTSTPLGWRTLLGAFYAEDIIRVNSELTLSLGLRDEFTTGWNEASGRASTFVFTNGVMQTQPRIGDSAFTTNNATHLFQPRIGMAWSPFSSKTVIRAGFGMYNDLQDALGYRMDQNAPFNPTYSVALPVSQFPLTPSAPVPAGTKILPGGVQPDLNTPTLVSYSLRIEQALGANTSVSAGYVGSHGYHEIVSLDANEPIPKICPAAACPATLPTGQPVPAGTFYIPAGTPKANPALGNSWGWHSEGSSSYNALQLDMNHRFSEGLAFRVAYTWSKALDDGDSLNATAAGNAPGLVMNPYDIRADWGPATYDARNVGVGNVTYALPFGQSQRWLGNWNGWRGTMVSGWSVNSIITLQGGFPFTPQLSYNPSNNGDTRNPVRPFVNPAFTGNAIEGGVTQYFNPAAFIAPPLNSGFYGNLGRDALTGPGLATWDFSAMKDTQVAERIRLEFRAEIFNLLNRANFNTPNPIVFTPSGVSPTAGVITSTSTTARQVQFGLKLLW, encoded by the coding sequence CGCGACGATCAACTTTCGCTTGAATGTCGGCGAGGTAAGCCAGCAAGTCACAGTCAATGGAGAGCCGCCGGCCGTGGCCGTTACGACCGCGGACATTTCCGGTCTGGTGGGTGAGCGCCAAGTGAAAGTTCTTCCGCTCAACGGCCGCAGCTACGATGAATTGATGACACTCGATCCGGGGGTGGTGAATTTTACGTGGGAGAAAACGGGCGGCGTAGGAGTATCAAATTCCACAGTCGGAAATATGTTCTCTGTCTCCGGGAATCGTCCGCAGCAGAATTTGTTTTTATTGAACGGAATCGAGTTTACTGGCGCTGCGGAAAATAATATGCAGCCCGGTGGGACCAGTGGCTTGCTGCTCGGCGTGGACGCGGTGAGAGAATTTAACGTCCTGCGTGATTCCTACGGCGCAGAGTACGGCAAACGCCCCGGAGCGCAGGTGGTGATGGTCACGCAATCCGGCACGAATGCACGGCACGGTTCCACATATGAATTTTTCCGCAATAATGCCCTGGATGCAGCGAATTACTTCGATCACGGAGGGACCCCGCCCCTGTTCCAGCGCAACCAGTTTGGCGCCTCTCTGGGAGGTCCAATCAAAACGAATAAGACGTTCGTTTTCTCGAATTACGAGGGCTTTCGGCAGCACTTGCATGAGACGAACGTGACCCTCGTCCCCGACACGAATGCGCGGAATGGCATGTTGCCATGTGCGCTTGTGACGCCAGCGCCCAACCCATGCCCCGGCAACGGGCTATACGACGTCGGCGTTGCGCCGGGAGTAGCGCCTCTGTTTAACCTCTGGCCCGCGCAAAGCTCGACGGCTCCGGACTTTGGGGGCATTGCCGAGACCTTCAGCAATCCCCTGCAGACAATTCGCCAAGATTTTGGAACCACACGTCTCGACCATATTTTTTCGGAGACCGATTCTCTGAGCGGCGTCTACACGATCGACGATAGCGCGGATACGACTCCGACGAGCAACCCCTTCAGCACGGATATCGAAAGCTTGCGCGAGCAGGTTTTGAGCTTCGAAGAAACGCACGTGTTCAATTCGAACTTGATCAATACAGCCCGCTTCGGCTTCTCCCGCGCCAGCTATTTTTACACTGGTGAGCCCACGCCAGGCACCTTGGCCGCAAGCGTACCCACATTTTTGACCGGCGATCCTGTCGGCGCGGTGGTTGTGGGAGGCAGTGCGGCCTCGAATCCCGCAGCCCAGCTCAGCCTTGCCGGCAGCAACAATGGCAGCAATCTGGACGTCAATCGAAATATCTTTACTTACGAAGATCAGGTTTCCTTCACCAAGGGACGGCATCAATTCTCCTTTGGCGCATCATTTCAACGCTTACAATCAAACGAGAATCTAGCGTTGAGCCAATACGGTCAGGCGACATTCACCGGTTTGCAGGGTTTCTTGCAAGGCAACGCCAATTTTCTCTTTGACCCCACATCTACGCCGCTCGGATGGCGGACACTTCTCGGAGCGTTTTATGCGGAAGACATAATCCGCGTGAACTCAGAACTTACGCTTTCTCTCGGGCTGCGCGACGAATTCACCACCGGCTGGAACGAGGCATCCGGCCGAGCGTCGACATTTGTCTTCACCAACGGCGTGATGCAAACGCAGCCACGGATCGGAGATTCGGCGTTCACGACAAACAACGCCACGCATCTCTTCCAACCGCGCATCGGCATGGCATGGAGCCCGTTCAGTTCGAAAACAGTGATCCGAGCGGGATTTGGGATGTATAACGACCTGCAGGACGCACTCGGCTATCGCATGGATCAAAACGCGCCCTTTAATCCGACCTATAGCGTCGCGTTGCCAGTATCGCAGTTCCCTCTTACACCGAGCGCGCCCGTACCGGCAGGAACTAAAATTCTCCCCGGCGGAGTTCAGCCGGATTTGAACACGCCGACGCTGGTTTCGTACTCACTGCGAATCGAGCAGGCCTTGGGAGCTAATACGTCCGTGAGCGCAGGCTACGTGGGATCGCACGGCTATCACGAAATCGTCAGCTTGGATGCCAACGAACCGATCCCCAAGATTTGCCCGGCGGCCGCATGCCCCGCAACCTTGCCGACTGGCCAGCCTGTTCCTGCCGGAACGTTTTACATCCCCGCAGGAACGCCAAAAGCAAATCCGGCGCTCGGAAACTCGTGGGGCTGGCATTCGGAAGGATCGAGCTCGTATAACGCACTGCAATTGGACATGAATCATCGTTTCAGCGAAGGGCTTGCGTTTCGCGTCGCGTACACCTGGTCAAAGGCGCTTGATGACGGCGATTCTCTAAACGCCACGGCCGCGGGCAATGCGCCTGGGCTGGTGATGAATCCGTACGACATTCGGGCCGATTGGGGACCGGCGACTTACGACGCGCGCAATGTTGGCGTAGGAAACGTAACTTACGCACTGCCCTTTGGCCAATCGCAGCGATGGCTTGGCAACTGGAATGGATGGCGCGGTACGATGGTGAGCGGGTGGTCGGTTAACAGCATCATCACGCTTCAGGGCGGCTTTCCTTTTACTCCGCAGCTCAGCTACAACCCGTCGAACAACGGCGACACACGAAATCCTGTGCGGCCATTCGTCAATCCCGCGTTTACCGGCAACGCGATCGAAGGAGGAGTCACCCAGTATTTCAACCCCGCGGCGTTCATCGCTCCGCCGCTGAATAGCGGATTCTATGGGAACCTTGGCCGCGATGCGCTCACCGGACCCGGCCTGGCAACCTGGGATTTCTCTGCAATGAAGGACACGCAAGTGGCCGAACGAATACGGCTCGAATTTCGCGCGGAAATTTTCAACCTTCTCAATCGCGCGAACTTCAATACGCCGAATCCCATCGTGTTTACCCCATCTGGAGTGTCGCCAACGGCAGGCGTGATCACGAGTACTTCGACTACCGCCCGGCAAGTGCAATTCGGCCTCAAGCTCCTATGGTGA
- a CDS encoding S9 family peptidase produces the protein MKATEPSLITSGNLAAGVLLILFAILSCVPARAQQKRPLSLDDLARMRDVRDPQCSPEGKQVAYVVSTIDVKGDKHSSHIWMVSTDGSSDRQITESQESESSPRWSPDGKYLAFTSGRPGETKGSQVWLLNRDGGEAMQITNVTKGHLQSYEWSPDSKRLALVIKDPNPQQPEQEEENGKPQPPKPIVITRYHFRQDVVGYVLADQRTHIYLFDIATKKMERLTTDNSHDELGPVWSPDGARIAFLSNHEPDPDRDPVPQIFVAEARPGAPETQVTHYATRGTRGRLAWSPDGKWIAFLLGDEKKWDAYGMSRLAIVSSDGSAEPAVLTEKLDRSVSAPYFSTDGKSIIVDEEDDRSEYPISVNIADHSVQRLLQPPIVIGSISHSKGCLAGLTGGDYKATEVYSWDGGTLRQLSHQNDALFSQLELAKTEDVNYKSPDGTEVHGLLTYPLGYTQGTKVPLLLRIHGGPNGQDAHYFSFERQIFAASGYAVLNVNYRGSSGRGQKFQRAIFADWGHYEVEDLKAGIQRVISMGVADPDHIGVGGWSYGCILTDYMIASDPTLKAATCGAGTGFTVALYGVDQYIIQYDNEIGPPWEPKAWDTYQKISYPFLHADRIKTPTIYFSGDKDANVPMIGNMEMYQALRSLGIPTEFIIYPNEFHGIQRPSFQRDRYERYLAWYAKYIKNGNAQ, from the coding sequence TTGAAAGCTACAGAACCGTCATTAATCACGTCTGGAAATCTTGCCGCCGGTGTCTTGCTGATTCTGTTTGCCATCCTCTCGTGCGTTCCTGCTCGCGCGCAGCAGAAGCGCCCTCTTAGCCTTGACGACCTCGCGCGCATGCGCGATGTTCGTGATCCGCAATGTTCGCCTGAGGGCAAGCAAGTCGCCTACGTCGTGAGTACTATCGACGTAAAAGGCGACAAACATAGTTCGCACATCTGGATGGTCAGCACCGACGGTTCGAGCGATCGCCAGATTACGGAGAGTCAGGAGTCCGAGAGCAGCCCGCGGTGGTCTCCCGACGGGAAATACTTGGCGTTCACTTCTGGACGCCCGGGCGAAACTAAGGGAAGCCAGGTCTGGCTTCTCAATCGCGATGGTGGCGAGGCAATGCAGATCACAAATGTCACCAAAGGCCATTTGCAATCCTACGAATGGTCGCCCGATTCAAAGCGCCTTGCGCTCGTGATCAAGGATCCGAATCCACAGCAGCCCGAGCAAGAGGAAGAAAACGGCAAGCCGCAACCTCCCAAACCCATCGTCATCACGCGCTATCATTTCCGGCAGGACGTCGTCGGCTATGTGCTCGCCGATCAGCGCACGCACATCTATCTCTTCGATATCGCCACGAAGAAAATGGAACGCCTGACAACGGACAATTCGCATGACGAATTGGGCCCCGTGTGGTCTCCGGACGGAGCGCGCATCGCATTCTTGAGCAATCACGAGCCAGATCCTGATCGCGATCCTGTCCCGCAGATTTTCGTCGCCGAAGCACGACCCGGCGCGCCGGAAACTCAAGTCACCCACTACGCGACGCGCGGAACACGCGGGCGCCTCGCGTGGAGCCCGGATGGAAAATGGATCGCTTTCTTGCTTGGCGATGAAAAGAAGTGGGACGCGTATGGCATGAGCCGTCTGGCCATTGTCTCCTCCGACGGCTCCGCCGAGCCGGCCGTCCTCACTGAGAAGCTTGATCGCTCCGTTTCCGCACCCTATTTCAGCACCGATGGAAAATCGATCATCGTTGATGAAGAGGACGATCGCTCGGAATATCCGATCTCCGTGAATATCGCTGACCACAGTGTCCAGCGGCTTCTCCAACCGCCCATTGTCATTGGCAGCATCTCGCATTCCAAAGGATGTCTTGCTGGCCTTACAGGCGGCGACTACAAAGCGACTGAAGTCTACTCATGGGATGGCGGTACGCTTCGGCAACTGTCCCATCAAAACGACGCGCTCTTCTCTCAGCTCGAACTGGCAAAGACCGAGGACGTCAACTACAAGTCTCCCGATGGAACGGAAGTCCACGGCTTATTGACCTATCCCTTGGGATACACCCAGGGCACGAAAGTCCCACTGCTCCTGCGCATTCACGGCGGCCCGAATGGACAGGATGCACATTACTTCAGCTTCGAGCGCCAGATTTTTGCTGCCAGTGGATACGCCGTGCTCAACGTGAATTATCGCGGCAGCTCTGGACGAGGGCAGAAGTTCCAGCGCGCGATTTTCGCCGACTGGGGACACTACGAAGTCGAAGATCTGAAAGCCGGAATTCAGCGCGTCATTTCGATGGGCGTTGCCGACCCAGACCACATCGGCGTGGGCGGCTGGAGCTACGGCTGCATACTCACCGACTACATGATCGCGAGCGATCCTACGCTGAAAGCCGCAACGTGCGGCGCCGGCACGGGCTTCACCGTGGCGCTTTACGGAGTGGATCAATACATCATTCAGTACGACAATGAAATCGGCCCGCCCTGGGAGCCGAAGGCCTGGGACACCTATCAGAAAATTTCGTATCCGTTTCTGCATGCCGATCGCATCAAGACGCCCACGATCTATTTCAGCGGCGATAAAGACGCCAACGTTCCAATGATCGGCAATATGGAAATGTATCAGGCGCTTCGCAGCCTGGGCATCCCCACCGAATTCATTATTTACCCGAACGAGTTTCACGGCATTCAGCGGCCCAGCTTCCAGCGCGACCGCTACGAGCGCTATCTGGCGTGGTACGCGAAATACATTAAAAATGGCAACGCACAGTAA
- a CDS encoding peptidyl-alpha-hydroxyglycine alpha-amidating lyase family protein, whose translation MRRSEIALTCVIFIFALPFLAQLAHAQETSVPEIQYESVPNFLKLPPNLYLGEVSGVAVNSKGHVFVFSRGNTTGPAYGATAAQLLEFDANGNFVREIGHNLYAWSFAHTVKIDSEDNIWATDKGSDMVIKFDPQGRVVMVFGRKQEAADEHTGPLAHPNPPLPPVDGLFRQVTDVAWDAAGNTYISDGYINSRVAKVDKDGNWLMSWGGPGDKPGQFNTPHSIAVDAAGRVYVADRGNRRIQVFDGNGKFLRQITIDAPAPPDARPPIGNKAANPRGTMAPGAPWAICITPGPHQVLYSADAFPGRIYKLSLDGKILGMFGKSGKQPKEFGWIHEIACPSENELYVAEILNWRVQKLILRPNQ comes from the coding sequence ATGCGACGATCAGAGATTGCCCTGACTTGCGTGATATTTATTTTCGCACTTCCCTTTCTTGCTCAGCTTGCCCATGCCCAAGAAACATCCGTACCGGAAATCCAGTACGAATCAGTTCCGAATTTCCTGAAGCTTCCACCGAATTTGTATCTTGGGGAGGTTTCTGGCGTTGCCGTGAACTCCAAGGGGCACGTGTTCGTCTTTTCGCGCGGCAATACAACTGGCCCGGCGTACGGCGCGACGGCCGCACAACTGCTCGAATTCGACGCGAATGGAAATTTCGTGCGCGAGATTGGCCACAATCTGTACGCGTGGTCCTTTGCGCACACCGTAAAGATCGATTCGGAAGACAACATTTGGGCGACGGATAAAGGCTCGGACATGGTTATTAAGTTCGATCCGCAAGGCCGCGTGGTGATGGTCTTTGGTCGCAAACAAGAAGCAGCCGATGAACACACCGGCCCACTCGCCCATCCGAATCCGCCTTTGCCCCCAGTCGATGGGCTTTTCCGCCAAGTCACAGACGTCGCTTGGGACGCCGCAGGCAATACTTACATCAGCGATGGCTACATCAATTCACGCGTGGCGAAGGTAGACAAGGACGGCAACTGGCTCATGTCCTGGGGCGGGCCGGGCGATAAGCCGGGCCAGTTCAATACTCCGCATAGCATTGCCGTTGACGCCGCGGGCCGTGTTTACGTCGCAGATCGCGGCAATCGCCGCATTCAAGTCTTCGACGGCAATGGAAAATTCCTGCGCCAAATCACCATTGACGCCCCGGCGCCGCCCGATGCCCGCCCCCCGATTGGAAACAAGGCGGCGAATCCCCGCGGTACGATGGCGCCGGGCGCGCCCTGGGCCATTTGCATCACGCCGGGCCCGCATCAGGTGCTATACAGCGCCGATGCATTTCCAGGGCGCATCTATAAGCTGAGCCTCGACGGGAAAATTCTCGGAATGTTTGGCAAATCAGGCAAACAGCCCAAGGAATTCGGCTGGATTCATGAAATCGCGTGCCCTTCCGAAAACGAACTTTACGTCGCGGAAATACTCAACTGGCGTGTGCAGAAACTGATTCTTCGGCCGAACCAATAA